The Paraburkholderia largidicola DNA segment GGTTGCCGAGCTGCTCGAACTGATCCAGTTGCCGCATATGGCCGGGCGGGCCGTCACCCAGCTTTCCGGTGGGCAGCGGCAGCGCGTGGCAATCGCCCGTGCGATTGCGACCTCGCCGAAGCTGCTGTTGCTCGACGAGCCGCTGTCGGCGCTCGATGCAAAGTTGCGCGAGGCGATGCAGATCGAAATTCGCCTGCTGCAGCAGCGGCTGGGCATCACGACGATCATGGTCACGCACGATCAGCGCGAAGCAATGACCATGGCCGACCTCATCGTCGTGATGGAGAAAGGCCGGATCGCGCAGGTCGGCAAGCCGCTCGATATCTACCGCGACCCGGTCAGCGAGTTCGTGGCCGACTTCATCGGCCTTGGCAACATCTTGCCCGTGACGAACGACGAGAGCGGTAAAGTGCGCCTGCCAGGCGGGCAGCAGATCGTCGTCGCCAATACGGCGCCGATGTCCGTCGCGTCCGGCGATATCCGTCTTCTGATCCGGCCGGAAGATGTGCATATTCAGTTGGGCGTCGACCAGGCCGTCCACGATACGAACAGCGTCCGGGGCACGGTACGGTTCATTCGCGATGTCGGCGCTTCGCTCGAAGCGACGATCGAATGCGCAGGCTTTACGCTGACTGCTGCGACCACACCGCGCGAAGTGCCGGGACTTGCACCCGGCGTGCCGGTGCTTGCGGGGTTGCCGGCGCATGCGTGCAAGCTCATCTCTGCGCATGGGGTGCGCGCTTCGGCCTGATGCGGTTTCGCGTCAGGCTGGTTGCGGTAGACATGCTGCCTGCAACCGTTCTTCTGGTATCCCACTCTTAGCGGTTCTGCGCGTTGAAGCGCGGGGAACCGATTCAAATCCGCGACACGGCCCCAGCGGGGGCACGCTGTTTGCGCGCCTTCTTCGCGCGATGCATCCACGCGCTGTCATTGCACGTATAACCTGTCGATAACGCATTTGCTGATTTACGTTAGGAGCTTTTGATGTCTCCTGCTGCCGCAGCGTCGATCGCGTTCGTAGTACTCGTCGCGTTATTTGCTGCTTTCTGGGCGTGGCAACTGAAGAGCGCGAACGCGGGGATGATCGATCCGATATGGGCTTTCTCACTGGGTGCCATTGCAGTGTTCTACGGCATGGCGAGCCACGGCGATCCGCTTGTCCGTGCGCTCGTTGCGGCGGGAGGCGGTATCTGGGGCGTGCGCCTTGGCTGGCATTTGTGGCGGCGTAACGCGGGCAAAAGCGAGGACCCGCGTTATCACCGCTTCCGCAAGCAATGGGGCGCGGCCGCGGGACGAAAGATGTTCTGGTTCCTCGAATTTCAGACGCTCATTTCGATGGTGCTGTCATTGGCGTTCGCCGTGCCCGCGTGGCGTGC contains these protein-coding regions:
- a CDS encoding ABC transporter ATP-binding protein — encoded protein: MTHLTLQAVTKRFGAAQAVDNVDLAIPEGKLVCFLGPSGCGKTTLLRMIAGLEQPTSGAVMFAGRDITHLSANRRDFGMVFQSLALFPHMTVAENIAYPLKLRKTGKSEQAKRVAELLELIQLPHMAGRAVTQLSGGQRQRVAIARAIATSPKLLLLDEPLSALDAKLREAMQIEIRLLQQRLGITTIMVTHDQREAMTMADLIVVMEKGRIAQVGKPLDIYRDPVSEFVADFIGLGNILPVTNDESGKVRLPGGQQIVVANTAPMSVASGDIRLLIRPEDVHIQLGVDQAVHDTNSVRGTVRFIRDVGASLEATIECAGFTLTAATTPREVPGLAPGVPVLAGLPAHACKLISAHGVRASA
- a CDS encoding DUF1295 domain-containing protein, whose translation is MSPAAAASIAFVVLVALFAAFWAWQLKSANAGMIDPIWAFSLGAIAVFYGMASHGDPLVRALVAAGGGIWGVRLGWHLWRRNAGKSEDPRYHRFRKQWGAAAGRKMFWFLEFQTLISMVLSLAFAVPAWRAEPPSAVWVAIAVSIWLVSVAGEAVADSQLRRFVADPANRGKVCRVGLWRYSRHPNYFFECLHWVAYIALSIGSPWAWLTLLPPVLMAWLLMKLSGVPMIEAHLVHSRPGYAEYMRETSALIPWPPRRG